The following are encoded together in the Babylonia areolata isolate BAREFJ2019XMU chromosome 18, ASM4173473v1, whole genome shotgun sequence genome:
- the LOC143293095 gene encoding adenosine receptor A2a-like yields the protein MPHFAMVMLSLQLVFAFLIISSNMVIIVVFSRVRSLLRSMGKYLVVLAVVDLCTGLSVIYQCFFFFYPSLSTSKWMCLLRFQFIACLTLLSLVTLLQVSFERFLCITNAKMLACFRSGKRWYGLLSALWLYIFTIFVYPLVGANNWDGRTQCSFPLIMRGEQLLWMAITNWVVTAAMVCMYIRIWLVVRKKLSTVSVLPAESQTERSANSVSGEMLMFRYTLRSTKVAFVVTVMFTACWIPYSVVLFLLFLCPQDPTTNMVGDTLVFLGVSNSFMNPIIYTWFKQDFRRAFLKLVKCSR from the coding sequence ATGCCACACTTTGCCATGGTCATGTTGTCATTGCAGTTGGTGTTTGCCTTTCTGATCATCTCCAGCAACATGGTCATTATTGTCGTCTTTTCTCGTGTTCGTAGTCTTCTGCGGTCCATGGGAAAGTATCTGGTGGTTCTTGCTGTGGTGGACTTGTGCACAGGCCTCTCCGTCATCTaccagtgtttcttctttttctacccgTCGCTCAGCACGTCCAAGTGGATGTGCCTGCTGCGATTCCAGTTTATAGCCTGTCTGACGTTGCTGTCACTGGTCACCCTGCTTCAGGTGTCTTTTGAGCGCTTTTTATGCATCACCAACGCAAAGATGTTAGCCTGCTTCCGGTCAGGAAAGAGGTGGTATGGGCTCTTGTCGGCTCTGTGGCTGTACATCTTCACCATCTTTGTGTACCCTCTTGTGGGGGCCAATAACTGGGACGGAAGGACACAGTGCAGTTTCCCGCTGATCATGCGAGGGGAACAGCTGCTGTGGATGGCGATCACAAACTGGGTGGTCACGGCTGCCATGGTCTGCATGTACATCCGCATTTGGTTGGTGGTCCGCAAGAAGTTGTCCACGGTGAGCGTCCTTCCTGctgagagtcagacagaaaggtCTGCCAACTCTGTGTCTGGGGAAATGTTGATGTTTCGTTACACTCTGCGGTCGACAAAAGTGGCGTTTGTGGTGACGGTGATGTTCACAGCCTGTTGGATCCCTTACAGCGTGGTGctgttccttcttttcctttgtcccCAGGACCCCACCACTAACATGGTGGGGGACACCCTGGTCTTTCTGGGGGTCAGCAACAGCTTCATGAACCCCATCATTTACACCTGGTTCAAGCAAGATTTCCGAAGGGCCTTTCTGAAGCTCGTTAAATGTTCACGGTGA